A single genomic interval of Methyloceanibacter caenitepidi harbors:
- the rpmD gene encoding 50S ribosomal protein L30 — protein MAENKKTIVVEQIGSPIRRPGVQRATLIGLGLNKMHKRRTLVDSPEVRGMVAKVSHLVRIVEDEAGA, from the coding sequence ATGGCCGAGAATAAGAAGACAATCGTCGTGGAGCAGATCGGAAGCCCGATCCGGCGGCCCGGCGTGCAGCGCGCGACCCTTATCGGGCTCGGCCTGAACAAGATGCACAAGCGGCGGACGCTGGTCGACAGCCCCGAAGTGCGCGGCATGGTGGCTAAGGTGAGCCACCTGGTGCGTATCGTCGAGGACGAGGCCGGAGCTTAA
- the rpsE gene encoding 30S ribosomal protein S5, with translation MARGPQGRDRDRDDRDSEFVDKLVHINRVAKVVKGGRRFGFAALVVVGDQKGRVGFGHGKAREVPEAIRKATESAKRNLVKVPLREGRTLHHDVRGQHGAGKVILRAAPPGTGIIAGGPMRAVFETLGIQDVVAKSLGSSNPYNMVRATFDALRHEDSPRGVAARRGKKVSEIVSRRRDQAGDGAEAQA, from the coding sequence GTGGCACGAGGCCCGCAAGGTAGAGACCGCGATCGCGACGATCGCGACAGCGAATTCGTCGACAAGCTGGTTCACATCAACCGCGTCGCCAAGGTGGTGAAGGGCGGACGCCGGTTTGGTTTTGCTGCGCTGGTCGTTGTCGGCGACCAGAAGGGCCGGGTCGGTTTCGGCCACGGCAAGGCGCGCGAAGTGCCGGAGGCAATCCGCAAGGCGACGGAATCGGCAAAGCGCAACCTGGTCAAGGTGCCCTTGCGCGAAGGCCGGACGCTGCACCACGACGTGCGCGGACAGCACGGCGCGGGCAAGGTGATCCTGCGCGCGGCGCCTCCCGGTACCGGCATCATCGCCGGCGGCCCAATGCGTGCCGTGTTCGAGACGCTTGGCATCCAGGACGTGGTTGCGAAGTCGCTTGGCAGCTCGAACCCCTACAACATGGTGCGCGCCACGTTCGATGCGCTGCGCCATGAGGACAGCCCCCGCGGCGTGGCCGCGCGGCGCGGGAAGAAGGTAAGCGAAATCGTGTCGCGCCGCCGTGATCAGGCGGGCGATGGTGCCGAGGCGCAAGCCTAA
- a CDS encoding DNA-directed RNA polymerase subunit alpha, translating to MLQKNWQDLIKPTKLNVTPGRDPARYATVVAEPLERGFGLTLGNALRRVLLSSLQGAAITSVHIDGVLHEFSSIPGVREDVTNIVLNIKEIAVNQHSEGVKRMVLQKEGPGIATAGDIQGGSDVEILNPEHVICTLDEGAAIHMEFTSASGKGYVPAERNRPDDAPIGFIPVDSLFSPVRKVSYRVENTREGQILDYDKLTMNIETDGSVRPEDTIALAARIIQDQLSVFVNFEEPKKEQTFQQQPELVFNAALLKKVDELELSVRSANCLKNDNIVYIGDLIQKTEAEMLRTPNFGRKSLNEIKEVLASMGLHLGMDVPDWPPENIEELAKRFEDHY from the coding sequence GTGCTGCAAAAGAACTGGCAAGATCTCATCAAGCCCACCAAGCTCAACGTCACCCCCGGCCGCGATCCGGCACGGTATGCGACTGTTGTCGCCGAGCCGCTCGAGCGCGGCTTCGGCCTGACGCTCGGCAATGCGCTGCGTCGTGTGCTCCTGTCTTCGCTTCAGGGTGCGGCCATCACGTCCGTCCATATCGATGGCGTGTTGCACGAGTTCTCGTCCATTCCGGGCGTGCGTGAGGACGTGACCAACATCGTCCTCAACATCAAGGAAATCGCGGTCAACCAGCATTCCGAAGGCGTGAAGCGCATGGTGCTTCAGAAGGAAGGCCCCGGCATTGCGACGGCTGGCGACATTCAGGGCGGTTCCGATGTCGAGATCCTGAACCCGGAGCACGTCATCTGCACGCTCGATGAAGGCGCCGCTATCCACATGGAGTTCACCTCCGCGTCCGGCAAGGGCTATGTGCCGGCCGAGCGGAACCGCCCGGACGATGCGCCGATCGGCTTCATTCCCGTGGACTCGCTGTTCAGCCCGGTGCGCAAGGTCTCCTACCGGGTCGAGAACACTCGCGAGGGGCAGATCCTCGACTACGACAAGCTCACCATGAATATCGAGACGGACGGTTCGGTTCGCCCCGAAGACACGATCGCGCTCGCGGCGCGTATCATTCAGGATCAGCTCTCGGTCTTCGTGAACTTCGAAGAGCCGAAGAAGGAGCAGACGTTCCAGCAGCAGCCGGAGCTGGTGTTCAACGCCGCGCTGCTCAAGAAGGTCGACGAGCTGGAACTGTCGGTCCGTTCGGCCAACTGCCTGAAGAACGACAACATCGTTTACATCGGCGACCTTATCCAGAAGACGGAAGCAGAGATGCTGCGGACACCGAACTTCGGCCGCAAGTCGCTGAACGAGATCAAGGAGGTCCTGGCCTCCATGGGCCTGCATCTGGGCATGGACGTGCCGGATTGGCCGCCGGAGAACATCGAAGAGCTTGCTAAGCGCTTCGAGGATCATTACTAG
- the rpsM gene encoding 30S ribosomal protein S13: MARIAGVNIPTNKRVEIALTYIHGIGDAFAKEICEKVSIPSERRVNELTESEVIQIRETIDRDYVVEGDLRREVSMNIKRLMDLGCYRGLRHRRGLPVRGQRTHTNARTRKGPAKPIAGKKK; this comes from the coding sequence GTGGCCCGAATTGCAGGCGTGAACATTCCGACCAACAAGCGGGTCGAGATCGCGCTGACCTATATCCATGGGATTGGCGATGCTTTTGCCAAGGAGATCTGTGAGAAGGTTTCCATTCCGTCCGAGCGGCGGGTGAACGAACTCACCGAATCCGAGGTGATCCAGATTCGTGAGACCATCGACCGCGACTACGTGGTCGAGGGCGACCTTCGGCGCGAAGTGTCGATGAATATCAAGCGCCTCATGGACTTGGGCTGCTATCGCGGCCTGCGGCACCGGCGCGGTCTGCCGGTTCGCGGTCAGCGGACGCACACCAACGCGCGCACGCGCAAGGGGCCGGCGAAGCCGATCGCAGGCAAGAAGAAGTAG
- the rplO gene encoding 50S ribosomal protein L15, producing MRLNDLRDLPGATTSKKRVGRGIGSGLGKTSGHGQKGQKSRSGVAIKGFEGGQMPIHMRLPKRGFNNKFAKHFNEVNVGRIQTAIDDKKLDASKPVTVQALVDAGVVRRARDGVRLLGRGELKSKVSFEVTGASSGAVKAVEAAGGTVTITEMPQRQAKPEGEGAPKKTAKKAATKKAAPKKAAAKKSAAKNDTSE from the coding sequence ATGCGACTGAACGATCTTCGCGACCTTCCCGGCGCGACAACGTCGAAGAAGCGTGTGGGACGCGGTATCGGCTCTGGCCTGGGCAAGACGTCCGGTCATGGCCAGAAGGGCCAGAAATCGCGCTCGGGCGTAGCCATCAAGGGCTTTGAGGGCGGCCAGATGCCGATCCACATGCGCCTGCCGAAGCGCGGCTTCAACAACAAGTTCGCCAAGCACTTCAACGAGGTGAATGTCGGCCGTATCCAGACGGCGATCGACGACAAGAAGCTTGACGCCTCCAAGCCGGTCACGGTTCAGGCGCTGGTCGATGCCGGCGTCGTCCGCCGCGCACGCGACGGCGTGCGTCTGCTCGGCCGGGGCGAGCTCAAATCGAAAGTGTCGTTCGAGGTCACCGGGGCGTCGAGTGGTGCGGTCAAGGCTGTCGAGGCGGCCGGCGGCACCGTGACGATCACGGAGATGCCGCAGCGTCAGGCCAAGCCGGAAGGCGAGGGCGCGCCGAAGAAAACCGCCAAGAAGGCGGCCACGAAGAAAGCCGCTCCCAAGAAGGCGGCTGCCAAGAAATCCGCAGCGAAGAACGACACGTCCGAGTAG
- a CDS encoding SRPBCC family protein, whose product MRIVRIGLAALAATVALSAAAHAAEVKKSGQATGTPADVWAVVGDFCAIKDWHPAVVECDEMEEGGDTYRVLTLGDGGKIKEKLTNKGDTTYSYEIIESPLPVQNYAATLTVSEDDGDDIAEVVWVAEFDPADGVEEAKAVEVISGIFDAGIEGIGKKAGAAQ is encoded by the coding sequence ATGCGTATTGTCAGAATAGGTCTCGCCGCTTTGGCGGCCACGGTGGCCCTGAGCGCCGCAGCGCACGCCGCAGAGGTCAAGAAAAGCGGCCAAGCGACAGGGACGCCAGCCGACGTTTGGGCCGTGGTGGGCGATTTTTGCGCCATCAAGGATTGGCACCCCGCCGTCGTGGAATGCGACGAGATGGAAGAAGGCGGCGACACCTATCGCGTTCTGACTCTCGGCGATGGCGGCAAGATCAAGGAAAAGCTCACCAACAAGGGCGACACGACCTATAGCTACGAGATCATCGAGAGCCCCCTGCCCGTGCAGAACTACGCCGCCACGCTCACAGTGAGCGAGGACGATGGGGACGATATAGCCGAGGTCGTCTGGGTAGCCGAGTTTGATCCCGCCGACGGCGTGGAAGAGGCCAAGGCTGTCGAAGTCATCAGCGGAATTTTCGACGCGGGAATCGAGGGCATCGGAAAGAAAGCCGGCGCGGCGCAATAG
- the secY gene encoding preprotein translocase subunit SecY: MASAAEQLASNLNFAAFAKADELKKRIMFTLVALVIYRLGTYIPIPGINPQALADVFKQQQSGILGMFNMFSGGAVGRMAIFALNIMPYISASIIIQLLTTVSPTLEQLKKEGEQGRRQINQYTRYGTVLLAALQGYGIAVGLEGAGNIVTDPGWFFRITTVITLVGGTVFLMWLGEQITARGVGNGISLIIYAGIVAGLPAALIGTLELGKQGALSTGLILALFIVATAVIGFIVFMERAQRRLLVQYPKRQVGNKMFQGDASHLPLKLNTAGVIPPIFASSLLLLPITVANFSAGQGPEWLTSVTAMLGRGQPLYILIYVSLIIFFAFFYTAVVFNPKETADNLKKYGGFLPGIRPGERTAEYIDYVLTRITVVGAIYLAAVCVLPEILIAEWGVPFYFGGTSLLIVVSVTMDTVAQIQSHLLAHQYEGLIKKAKLRGRRR; the protein is encoded by the coding sequence ATGGCATCTGCCGCAGAACAGCTCGCGTCGAACTTGAACTTCGCCGCCTTTGCGAAGGCCGACGAACTCAAGAAGCGCATCATGTTCACGCTGGTCGCGCTCGTGATCTACCGGCTCGGAACCTATATTCCGATTCCGGGCATCAATCCTCAGGCGCTTGCGGACGTCTTCAAGCAGCAGCAGTCCGGCATCTTGGGCATGTTCAACATGTTCTCCGGCGGCGCTGTCGGGCGCATGGCGATTTTCGCGCTCAACATCATGCCGTACATTTCGGCATCGATTATCATTCAGCTTCTGACGACGGTCTCGCCGACGCTTGAGCAGCTCAAGAAGGAAGGCGAGCAGGGCCGCCGTCAGATCAATCAGTATACCCGCTACGGCACGGTTCTTTTGGCCGCGCTTCAAGGCTACGGCATCGCCGTTGGCCTCGAAGGCGCCGGTAACATCGTCACCGATCCGGGCTGGTTCTTCCGCATTACGACCGTCATCACCCTGGTGGGTGGTACCGTCTTCCTGATGTGGCTCGGCGAGCAGATCACGGCGCGCGGCGTCGGTAACGGCATCTCGCTGATCATCTATGCCGGTATCGTCGCGGGACTGCCGGCAGCGCTGATCGGAACGCTGGAACTTGGCAAGCAAGGCGCCTTGTCCACGGGGCTGATCCTCGCCCTGTTCATCGTGGCGACTGCGGTCATCGGCTTCATCGTCTTCATGGAGCGCGCCCAGCGGCGATTGTTGGTGCAGTATCCGAAGCGACAAGTCGGCAACAAGATGTTCCAGGGCGATGCCTCGCATCTCCCCCTAAAGCTGAATACCGCCGGCGTGATTCCGCCGATCTTCGCCTCGTCGCTGCTGCTGCTGCCGATCACGGTCGCAAATTTCTCGGCCGGGCAGGGCCCCGAGTGGTTGACCTCTGTGACGGCCATGCTGGGCCGCGGGCAGCCGCTCTACATCCTGATCTACGTCTCGCTGATCATCTTCTTCGCCTTTTTCTACACGGCGGTTGTGTTCAACCCCAAGGAGACGGCGGATAACCTCAAGAAGTATGGCGGCTTCCTTCCGGGCATCCGTCCCGGCGAGCGCACGGCCGAGTATATCGACTACGTGCTGACCCGGATTACGGTCGTCGGTGCGATCTATCTGGCCGCCGTCTGCGTCCTTCCTGAAATTCTCATCGCCGAATGGGGCGTTCCGTTCTACTTCGGCGGCACCTCGCTCCTCATCGTTGTGAGCGTGACCATGGATACCGTGGCTCAAATCCAGAGCCACCTTCTGGCCCACCAGTACGAGGGGCTGATCAAGAAGGCCAAGCTGAGGGGACGGCGTCGATGA
- a CDS encoding adenylate kinase yields the protein MNLVMLGAPGAGKGTQAKRLEDMRGLVQLSTGDMLRAAVAAGTKLGQQAGDIMERGELVPDELVIGLISERMDQEEGGAGFILDGFPRTIGQAEALDSLLKSRGDQVDRVVVIDVDDDALVGRITGRYTCASCGEGYHTLFKKPKEEGVCDRCGGTEFKRRKDDTEEVVRERLKAYHDQTEPLVGYYTAQGKVRTVDGMADIATVQKEIDQALDGE from the coding sequence ATGAACTTGGTGATGCTGGGCGCGCCGGGTGCAGGCAAGGGAACGCAGGCGAAGCGGCTCGAGGACATGCGGGGTTTGGTGCAGCTCTCGACGGGCGACATGCTGCGCGCCGCGGTCGCGGCCGGGACCAAACTCGGTCAGCAGGCCGGCGACATCATGGAGCGCGGCGAATTGGTGCCGGACGAGCTCGTCATCGGCCTGATTTCCGAGCGGATGGATCAGGAGGAAGGCGGCGCCGGGTTTATCCTTGACGGCTTTCCGCGCACGATCGGCCAAGCCGAGGCCCTGGACTCGCTTCTGAAGTCCCGCGGGGACCAAGTGGACCGGGTCGTGGTGATCGACGTGGACGACGATGCGCTCGTCGGCCGGATCACAGGCCGGTACACCTGCGCCAGCTGCGGCGAGGGCTACCACACGCTTTTCAAGAAGCCCAAGGAAGAGGGCGTCTGCGACCGGTGCGGCGGAACGGAGTTCAAGCGCCGCAAGGACGATACGGAAGAAGTCGTTCGGGAGCGGCTGAAGGCATATCACGACCAGACAGAGCCGCTGGTCGGCTATTACACGGCACAAGGTAAGGTCAGAACCGTCGATGGTATGGCCGATATTGCTACGGTTCAGAAGGAGATAGATCAGGCGCTGGACGGAGAATAG
- the rplQ gene encoding 50S ribosomal protein L17, translating to MRHRKAGRKLNRTSTHRSSLFANMAAALIKHEQIVTTLPKAKELRRVADQLITLAKRGDLHARRLAFARIRDEDQVAKLFETLGPRYAERPGGYTRVLKAGFRYGDSAPMAVIELVDRDEDARGQDSGPTQDQDEEGESAAA from the coding sequence ATGCGACACCGCAAGGCAGGCCGGAAGCTGAACCGGACATCGACGCATCGCAGTTCGTTGTTCGCCAATATGGCGGCCGCGCTCATTAAGCATGAGCAGATCGTGACGACCTTGCCGAAGGCGAAGGAACTGCGCCGCGTGGCCGATCAGCTCATCACGCTGGCCAAGCGTGGCGATCTTCACGCCCGCCGTCTGGCTTTCGCGCGCATTCGCGACGAGGACCAGGTGGCGAAGCTGTTCGAGACGCTTGGGCCGCGCTACGCGGAGCGTCCGGGCGGATACACCCGCGTTCTCAAGGCCGGGTTCCGGTACGGCGATTCCGCGCCGATGGCCGTGATCGAGCTGGTGGATCGCGACGAGGATGCACGCGGTCAGGATTCCGGTCCCACGCAGGACCAGGACGAAGAAGGCGAGTCTGCCGCCGCATAA
- the rpsK gene encoding 30S ribosomal protein S11 produces the protein MAKEKARVRRRERKNITSGVAHVHASFNNTMITITDAQGNAISWSSAGAMGFKGSRKSTPYAAQVAAEDAGKKATEHGMKNLEIEVRGPGSGRESALRALQAAGFNIISIRDVTPIPHNGCRPRKRRRV, from the coding sequence ATGGCCAAGGAAAAAGCACGGGTACGCCGCCGGGAACGGAAGAACATCACGTCCGGCGTGGCCCATGTGCATGCAAGCTTCAATAATACCATGATCACCATCACCGACGCTCAAGGGAACGCGATTTCCTGGTCTTCGGCTGGTGCCATGGGCTTCAAGGGATCGCGGAAGTCGACCCCTTATGCGGCACAGGTCGCCGCGGAGGACGCCGGTAAGAAGGCGACCGAGCACGGCATGAAGAACCTCGAGATCGAGGTGCGCGGTCCGGGGTCGGGCCGTGAGTCCGCTCTGCGTGCGCTTCAGGCGGCGGGCTTCAACATCATCTCCATTCGCGATGTGACGCCGATCCCGCACAACGGTTGCCGGCCGCGCAAGCGCCGCCGCGTCTAA